Proteins encoded together in one uncultured Sphaerochaeta sp. window:
- a CDS encoding GGDEF domain-containing protein → MSSGRILTWKHTLFLILLLIIGIALSFPALYLLKRTQTVLTEETQSKAIDIAHTVSSVLEMDIDNYRKLAETESLTKENELWDYYQKTNGLMQSIKQKADATFIYTIRYRDDQTLEYVLDGEDPKTDLFSPHGSEDELNSVELLAFQTGKPMTSDVIRAPGWGSFLTGYSPIIDNRDGAMVGLVGVDYSADFLWDRLRHISSILVVSFGLITLVASIAIETLIIIADEKAHTDELTKLGNKRAFNRALKLLHSQATRFKRPYAVLLMDIDLFKNINDEYGHPVGDKVLVAVAKAILYASDQEQFCFRYGGDEFAVLIPQAENMQALRVKRMIQEEVRNIIIPELGMQRFTVSIGSKVWNKGSNIEDMISEADVNLYKEKRNSASSLS, encoded by the coding sequence ATGAGTTCCGGTCGTATCCTGACATGGAAACATACACTCTTTCTCATCCTCTTGCTGATCATTGGCATCGCATTATCTTTTCCTGCGTTATATCTTCTTAAGCGTACGCAAACAGTACTGACTGAGGAAACCCAATCGAAAGCTATAGATATTGCTCACACAGTATCCTCTGTCTTGGAGATGGATATTGATAATTATCGTAAGCTTGCAGAAACAGAAAGCCTTACCAAAGAAAATGAACTGTGGGATTACTACCAAAAAACCAATGGATTAATGCAGTCAATCAAGCAAAAGGCAGATGCTACGTTCATCTATACCATACGATATAGAGATGACCAAACTCTGGAATATGTACTCGATGGAGAAGACCCAAAAACCGACCTTTTCTCTCCACATGGTAGTGAAGACGAATTGAATTCCGTAGAACTCCTCGCTTTTCAAACGGGCAAACCGATGACCAGCGATGTAATAAGAGCTCCTGGATGGGGATCTTTCCTGACTGGATACAGCCCGATCATTGACAACAGAGATGGGGCAATGGTGGGTCTGGTAGGCGTCGATTACTCGGCAGATTTTCTCTGGGACCGACTCAGACATATTTCAAGTATCCTTGTAGTCAGTTTTGGCCTGATTACCTTGGTTGCAAGCATAGCCATTGAAACACTCATTATTATTGCCGATGAGAAAGCACACACCGATGAACTGACCAAACTCGGCAACAAGAGAGCCTTCAATCGTGCCTTGAAACTCCTCCATTCCCAAGCAACCCGGTTCAAACGGCCCTATGCAGTACTCCTGATGGATATTGATCTCTTCAAGAACATCAATGATGAGTATGGGCATCCTGTCGGGGATAAGGTATTGGTAGCCGTTGCCAAGGCCATTCTCTATGCATCGGATCAAGAGCAATTCTGTTTCCGCTATGGTGGTGATGAGTTTGCAGTACTCATACCACAAGCAGAAAACATGCAGGCACTGAGAGTGAAACGAATGATTCAGGAAGAGGTGAGAAATATCATCATCCCAGAACTTGGAATGCAACGCTTTACGGTAAGTATTGGCTCCAAGGTTTGGAACAAAGGATCCAATATCGAGGATATGATCAGTGAGGCTGATGTTAATCTATACAAGGAAAAACGCAACAGCGCATCCTCTC
- a CDS encoding LuxR C-terminal-related transcriptional regulator — protein MIESEKQYLLRRQALQTSLQSIETIPLMVAVAAIGYGKTTAVNQWMETHPQLRFAYVHLPHETSNADYLWKRIIKRIQLVDPDLGKELEAIPVPRTVEERELCAEVIERELCDDSLILVLDDYHHAKSKDLDLLIEHLAQYPKLGLHILVLSRTSVSLPVDELVLKGCCKMLPADVFQFDKEDIHAYTELCGVILTPVQEYQLLTMSEGWVAAIHLILEQFRSTGRLAPSTSLYRLIASSEIPRYSKQKFWLLQILSALQEFNASLASSVCGCDISPLMAEQFEHESSFIYHDEEKGMYRMHPLFREYLQQEYAKHSLLQQNNKARLDPLQIDLETIFFRAGTWYLERQTPVLGFTYLLKAHAYDTIMEEFSKASRNRLLDAEPSFIVSLFNTIPNEVRNRHFYPWLAYIGFYITNIDITAAETLLAEVQSVLHARRKSLGEQQVQAIEGEMALMRAYAFFNDAKVMAQYFREAFKLLGGRSKIADKDKIITFGSPHSLYLYYREKGSLDETLKTVLAMFPFYSEMAGGCGKGLDDLLGAEYCLERGEMQKAHICAYRAFYKASSLDQHEVMLSAQFCLARLAASNGEIQEAISIMELQREKIAGLNSPILQASYDLCVAYIASMLNRPNDIANWIRSGDVVHTPILYHAQGFVYLVYGKFLLMQKSYIQLEILCEKMKETFSTFSNQLGYLHTFIQEAIAKNQLYDATSAEISLLRALEIGFADGLVVPFAEYSSDIMDLLLTVKKRYQTGVLLPHSAQSIAFSSYLDKVISLVIDYFATMKDGLDDVKVLKMLSSRELEILTLLTQGKTNQSIAKQLFVAEVTVRKHLTALYKKLAVRGRAEAVRRALELGIV, from the coding sequence ATGATTGAATCAGAAAAACAGTACTTGCTAAGGCGCCAGGCATTGCAAACTTCCTTGCAATCGATTGAAACAATCCCTTTGATGGTTGCTGTCGCAGCCATAGGGTATGGAAAAACTACTGCAGTCAACCAATGGATGGAAACGCATCCCCAGTTACGATTTGCCTATGTGCATCTGCCACATGAAACGAGCAATGCAGACTATCTATGGAAGCGAATCATCAAGAGAATTCAACTGGTTGATCCAGATCTGGGAAAAGAGCTGGAGGCAATTCCTGTCCCTCGTACAGTTGAGGAGAGAGAGCTCTGCGCAGAGGTTATCGAGCGTGAGCTGTGTGATGATTCCTTGATACTTGTTTTGGATGATTACCACCATGCAAAAAGCAAAGACTTGGATTTGCTCATAGAGCATCTTGCACAATATCCCAAACTTGGGTTGCATATATTGGTGCTCTCGAGAACCAGTGTAAGCTTGCCTGTTGATGAGTTGGTGCTCAAGGGATGCTGCAAGATGCTTCCTGCTGATGTCTTCCAGTTTGATAAGGAAGATATTCATGCCTATACCGAATTGTGTGGAGTGATACTCACTCCTGTCCAAGAGTATCAACTACTTACCATGAGTGAAGGATGGGTTGCAGCGATTCATCTTATACTGGAACAGTTTCGTAGTACGGGAAGACTTGCTCCCAGTACCTCCCTGTATCGTTTGATTGCAAGCAGTGAAATACCTCGTTATAGCAAGCAAAAGTTCTGGTTGCTACAAATTCTTTCGGCCTTGCAGGAGTTCAATGCTTCCTTGGCAAGTAGCGTATGTGGGTGTGATATCTCACCCCTGATGGCGGAGCAGTTCGAACACGAGAGTTCATTCATCTATCACGATGAAGAGAAGGGGATGTACCGTATGCATCCGTTATTCAGGGAGTATCTGCAGCAAGAATATGCAAAGCACTCTCTGCTGCAACAGAACAACAAAGCACGACTTGACCCACTTCAGATTGATCTTGAAACCATATTTTTCCGTGCAGGAACGTGGTATCTTGAGCGTCAAACTCCAGTCCTTGGTTTTACGTACCTGCTGAAAGCTCATGCCTATGACACCATTATGGAGGAGTTTTCCAAGGCTTCAAGGAATCGCCTTCTCGACGCAGAACCTTCTTTCATTGTTTCCTTGTTCAATACCATCCCCAATGAAGTACGTAATCGACATTTCTATCCATGGCTGGCTTATATTGGTTTCTACATCACCAATATTGACATCACAGCAGCTGAGACGTTGCTCGCTGAGGTTCAGTCCGTCCTGCATGCAAGGCGCAAATCGCTTGGCGAACAACAGGTTCAAGCAATTGAAGGTGAAATGGCTCTTATGAGAGCATATGCGTTTTTCAATGATGCGAAGGTGATGGCGCAGTATTTTCGTGAAGCTTTCAAATTACTCGGTGGTCGTTCCAAGATTGCAGATAAGGATAAGATCATTACCTTTGGATCGCCGCACTCTCTCTACCTGTACTATAGAGAGAAGGGGAGCCTCGATGAAACCTTGAAAACTGTGCTTGCGATGTTTCCATTTTACAGTGAGATGGCAGGTGGTTGTGGCAAGGGATTGGATGACCTGCTGGGTGCAGAGTACTGTCTTGAGCGGGGTGAAATGCAGAAAGCCCACATATGTGCTTACCGAGCATTCTACAAGGCATCTTCCCTTGATCAGCATGAGGTCATGCTCAGCGCCCAATTCTGTCTTGCCCGTCTTGCAGCCAGCAATGGAGAGATCCAAGAGGCAATATCCATTATGGAATTGCAGAGAGAAAAAATTGCTGGACTCAATAGTCCTATTCTCCAAGCCTCCTATGATTTGTGTGTAGCCTACATAGCATCAATGTTGAACAGACCTAATGACATTGCCAATTGGATCCGAAGTGGAGATGTAGTACACACTCCTATCTTGTATCATGCACAGGGATTCGTATATCTGGTATATGGCAAGTTTCTTCTCATGCAAAAATCATACATCCAGCTAGAGATTCTCTGTGAGAAGATGAAAGAGACCTTCAGTACGTTCTCCAACCAGTTGGGATATCTCCACACATTTATTCAGGAAGCTATAGCAAAAAATCAGCTGTATGATGCAACCAGCGCAGAAATCTCCTTGCTTCGGGCATTGGAGATTGGGTTTGCTGATGGCTTGGTTGTGCCGTTTGCCGAGTATAGTTCAGACATCATGGACCTTCTGCTTACGGTAAAGAAACGTTATCAAACAGGGGTGCTTCTTCCCCACAGTGCCCAGTCCATAGCCTTTTCGTCCTACCTGGACAAGGTTATCTCGCTTGTGATCGATTATTTTGCCACCATGAAAGACGGGCTTGATGATGTGAAGGTATTGAAAATGCTCAGTAGTCGTGAACTCGAAATCCTCACCTTGCTTACACAAGGGAAAACGAACCAGTCAATTGCGAAACAGCTTTTTGTTGCAGAGGTAACGGTAAGGAAGCATCTGACTGCCCTGTATAAAAAGCTTGCAGTTCGTGGACGAGCTGAAGCCGTCAGACGAGCTCTTGAGCTAGGTATCGTCTAA
- a CDS encoding phosphoenolpyruvate carboxykinase (GTP) translates to MSKFETLLKEKMSEESFQKLAALKNDKVMDFVGTFAEHCDPKSIYVCDDSEKDTQYVREQALAKGEEHPLANSKQTIHWDGYGDQARDKKNTRFMVYKENMDKMASLNSVEYEEGLSEIMGIAKGIMKGKDAVVLFYSEGPTQSPFTIPCVQFTDSWYVAHSENILYRTAYSHFLNMKDDEKDDFFRFIHSAGELDENGCTVNLKNRRIYMDTQNNIVYSMNDQYAGNSVGLKKHSMRLAINKSGQEGWLCEHMFVMAAVDKKKDRKTYFCGAYPSACGKTSTAMIPGEQIVGDDIAYFRNINGEFRAVNVEFGMFGIIKDVNEQDDPVIFKNLMIDQEVIFSNVLRGKDNKPYWLGMGVDAPEEGRNHFGEWKKGVKDANGNEVGVAHGNARYTMRLDYLDNIDKAGFEAKDGVKVEGVLYGGRDSDITVPVEESPNWKDGILLKAATLESETTSATLGQEGVRTPSPMANMDFVSYPLGTYTMNNIKFGESVKDVPKVFSNNYFMRDENGKFMTSKLAKKVWLHWAEGRVHGEYEALDTPTGKIPLYEDLKALFKEHLDEDFSKEKYDYLFTFRCTKWVDKLERTKAYYKKMDPNTPQEIFDYWDAAIAKINKAKEQYGDLILPGAFKG, encoded by the coding sequence ATGAGTAAATTTGAAACATTGCTAAAAGAAAAGATGAGTGAAGAGAGTTTCCAGAAGCTTGCAGCCTTGAAAAATGACAAGGTGATGGACTTCGTTGGAACCTTCGCTGAGCACTGTGATCCCAAATCCATCTATGTATGTGATGACAGTGAAAAAGACACCCAGTATGTAAGAGAACAGGCCCTGGCTAAAGGCGAGGAGCACCCTCTTGCAAACTCCAAGCAGACCATCCACTGGGACGGTTATGGCGACCAGGCTCGCGACAAGAAGAACACCCGTTTCATGGTCTACAAAGAGAACATGGATAAGATGGCTTCCTTGAACTCCGTCGAGTATGAAGAAGGCCTCAGTGAGATCATGGGCATTGCCAAGGGCATCATGAAGGGCAAGGACGCAGTTGTGTTGTTCTACTCTGAAGGTCCTACCCAGAGCCCGTTCACCATTCCTTGTGTGCAGTTCACCGATAGCTGGTACGTTGCTCACTCCGAGAACATCCTGTACCGCACTGCATACAGCCACTTCCTCAACATGAAGGACGATGAGAAGGATGATTTCTTCCGTTTCATCCACTCAGCTGGTGAGCTTGATGAGAATGGTTGTACTGTGAACCTCAAGAATCGCAGAATCTACATGGATACCCAGAACAACATCGTATACTCCATGAACGACCAGTATGCTGGTAACTCCGTTGGTTTGAAGAAGCACTCCATGCGTCTTGCTATCAATAAGAGCGGCCAGGAAGGTTGGCTCTGTGAGCACATGTTTGTCATGGCTGCAGTTGACAAGAAGAAAGATCGCAAGACTTACTTCTGTGGTGCATACCCATCCGCTTGTGGTAAGACCTCCACTGCCATGATCCCCGGCGAGCAGATCGTTGGTGATGACATTGCATATTTCAGAAACATCAACGGCGAGTTCCGCGCTGTTAACGTCGAGTTTGGTATGTTCGGTATCATCAAAGACGTCAATGAGCAGGATGACCCTGTTATTTTCAAGAACCTGATGATCGACCAGGAAGTTATCTTCTCCAACGTTCTTCGTGGTAAGGACAACAAGCCTTACTGGCTTGGTATGGGTGTTGATGCTCCCGAGGAAGGCCGCAACCACTTTGGTGAATGGAAGAAGGGCGTGAAGGATGCAAATGGCAACGAAGTTGGCGTTGCTCATGGTAACGCACGTTACACCATGCGTCTGGACTACCTGGACAACATCGACAAGGCTGGTTTTGAAGCCAAGGACGGTGTCAAGGTTGAAGGTGTTCTCTACGGTGGACGAGACAGTGACATCACCGTTCCTGTTGAAGAGTCCCCGAACTGGAAGGATGGTATCTTGCTGAAGGCAGCTACCCTCGAGAGTGAGACCACCAGTGCAACCCTCGGTCAGGAAGGTGTTCGTACCCCCAGCCCGATGGCAAACATGGACTTTGTCTCCTATCCTCTTGGCACCTACACCATGAACAATATCAAGTTCGGTGAGAGTGTGAAGGATGTTCCCAAGGTATTCAGCAACAACTACTTCATGCGTGATGAAAACGGCAAGTTCATGACCAGTAAGCTCGCCAAGAAGGTTTGGCTGCACTGGGCAGAAGGTCGTGTACATGGTGAGTACGAAGCATTGGATACTCCTACCGGTAAGATACCCCTCTATGAGGACCTGAAGGCACTCTTCAAGGAACACCTCGATGAGGATTTCTCCAAGGAGAAGTATGACTACCTCTTTACTTTCCGCTGCACCAAGTGGGTTGATAAGCTCGAGAGGACCAAGGCTTACTACAAGAAGATGGATCCGAATACTCCTCAGGAGATCTTTGATTACTGGGATGCAGCAATCGCAAAGATCAACAAGGCCAAGGAGCAGTATGGTGATCTGATTCTTCCCGGCGCTTTCAAGGGTTAA
- a CDS encoding NlpC/P60 family protein gives MKMLALSLMISSLLYSSCDVEHMIPVSEEMREKAYEISFQYIGMPYVWGGSSHYSDTGGGEDCSGLVIEIYDEVAEYFSVRLPFEDATASAMANQYTIPLLKPESGDLIFMGEDGVVSHVALCHAVTDDVLEFLDAYSVTGEVGIRSYSFDDPKIISFGRMLVISD, from the coding sequence ATGAAGATGCTTGCATTATCACTGATGATATCCAGTCTGCTATACAGTTCATGTGATGTTGAGCATATGATACCAGTGAGCGAGGAAATGAGAGAAAAGGCGTATGAGATATCCTTCCAATATATTGGGATGCCGTACGTGTGGGGAGGATCAAGTCATTACAGCGATACTGGCGGTGGGGAGGACTGTTCTGGGTTGGTAATTGAGATATATGACGAGGTAGCAGAGTACTTCTCAGTGCGGCTACCATTTGAGGATGCTACTGCCAGTGCAATGGCGAATCAGTATACTATCCCTCTTCTTAAACCCGAGAGTGGTGATCTTATCTTTATGGGTGAGGATGGGGTAGTGAGTCATGTTGCGCTTTGTCATGCTGTGACTGATGATGTTCTCGAGTTCCTCGATGCCTATTCTGTAACAGGTGAGGTGGGAATTCGATCATACTCCTTTGATGACCCGAAGATTATCTCTTTTGGGAGGATGTTGGTCATTAGTGATTAG
- a CDS encoding tetratricopeptide repeat protein — translation MDTTTRNLLVLKILSPGFRARDLDTKEIVSVKTRAYKVAILDTVVFLESKRWQFNQTTYISGEVQSNAFSLDSLAIEGHDYDEGESHSTTEYYERSELKGLLGACLKGGKRPSIEFHDYTGYGFYGRDSDPVFEAADSIDPSRRYDILTKLWEEFPQCIDALAHIANPYVSSKLFYRNAENCYRAAIAIAENNLPPDFDGITLWSCLENRPYLRALQGYCILLWRLGRFAEAEELACKVLRRNPPDNQGVRFIIDEIHNKEPWTED, via the coding sequence ATGGACACAACCACCCGTAATTTACTCGTACTTAAAATCCTTTCACCAGGGTTTCGAGCAAGAGACCTTGATACCAAGGAAATTGTTTCCGTCAAGACCAGAGCTTATAAGGTAGCAATACTTGACACAGTGGTATTCCTTGAATCAAAACGGTGGCAGTTCAACCAGACTACCTACATCAGTGGAGAAGTGCAGAGCAATGCATTCTCCCTCGATTCCCTTGCAATTGAAGGTCATGACTATGATGAGGGCGAGAGCCACTCCACCACTGAGTACTATGAGAGGAGCGAACTGAAGGGCCTTCTAGGTGCATGTCTGAAAGGCGGAAAGAGACCTTCCATCGAGTTTCATGATTACACAGGATACGGTTTTTATGGTCGTGACAGCGACCCTGTCTTTGAAGCTGCAGACAGCATAGATCCATCGAGACGGTATGACATCCTAACCAAACTCTGGGAGGAGTTCCCCCAATGTATCGATGCCTTGGCACACATCGCAAATCCCTATGTTTCCAGCAAGTTGTTCTATAGAAATGCAGAGAACTGTTATCGTGCTGCCATTGCTATTGCTGAGAACAATTTACCCCCCGATTTTGACGGTATAACGCTCTGGTCATGTCTGGAGAACCGCCCCTACCTTAGAGCATTACAAGGCTACTGTATATTGCTCTGGAGATTGGGTCGGTTTGCAGAAGCAGAAGAACTTGCATGCAAGGTATTGCGTCGCAATCCCCCTGATAACCAAGGAGTGCGTTTCATTATTGATGAGATTCACAACAAGGAACCATGGACTGAGGATTGA
- a CDS encoding methyltransferase domain-containing protein: MHNTTSDTPIYRNWVSLKLVIVPGVLALGTAVLTAFFSWIMIFPVIFLLMMLYFVYARHLFSPEGKDMQAELHSMLIEEIEWNGKGKALDIGCGNGALAIRLSKKYPEAQVTGIEYRRFSEAICKQNAEIEGVSGRVSFKEGSIVELPFEDDEFDLVVSNLTFHEVIELRDRRELMEEAFRVLRHGGVFVFQDLFLTKKMFGNLDPMLKKLSSWGAKSVEFINLGESERIPSILRTPFMVGPIGIIKGKV; encoded by the coding sequence ATGCATAACACAACCTCAGATACCCCAATATATAGAAATTGGGTTTCCCTCAAACTGGTCATCGTTCCTGGAGTTCTGGCATTAGGGACTGCGGTCCTTACTGCCTTCTTTTCCTGGATCATGATATTCCCCGTAATTTTTCTCTTGATGATGCTCTATTTTGTCTATGCGCGGCATCTGTTCTCCCCTGAGGGAAAGGATATGCAAGCAGAGCTCCATTCCATGCTCATCGAAGAGATTGAGTGGAATGGCAAGGGTAAGGCCCTTGATATCGGCTGCGGTAATGGAGCCCTGGCTATCCGTTTATCGAAGAAGTACCCAGAGGCGCAGGTTACTGGTATTGAATACAGAAGGTTTTCTGAGGCCATCTGCAAACAAAATGCTGAGATTGAAGGGGTCTCTGGCAGAGTCTCTTTCAAGGAAGGTAGCATTGTAGAGCTGCCCTTTGAAGATGATGAGTTCGATTTGGTGGTGAGCAACCTTACGTTTCATGAAGTGATTGAACTAAGGGATAGAAGAGAACTGATGGAGGAAGCCTTCCGTGTTCTCAGGCATGGGGGAGTCTTTGTATTCCAAGACCTATTCCTGACCAAGAAGATGTTTGGCAATCTTGATCCCATGCTGAAAAAGCTCTCCAGTTGGGGTGCAAAATCCGTGGAATTCATCAATCTCGGTGAGTCTGAGCGAATCCCGAGTATTCTCAGGACTCCTTTCATGGTAGGGCCGATTGGGATTATTAAAGGGAAAGTGTAG
- a CDS encoding RNA-binding domain-containing protein → MHYDAIESKILEFKERLDEYSRLLETVTAFANTQGGTIIIGIRDSDRLIVGLERKEIERYSQEIPQVIADAISPQIAVDLYEQHLEGKTCVTIRVFPGPQKPYFIKKLGHPSGVFLRFGAHNRRADAYAIEQFNQERSGMRFEQQPCFSISYENLSKELLGVVFASFDQSILIGAGYGSTDVSGRTIPNVAGTLLFYPKHQRIIPESGIVVSVYAGTDKKQLIKKEDFSGGIIPMLEHSFTYISTLLGTQYERDGLIKQPVNFEMPLDAIREALVNAVAHRAYDYEAPIRITLFSDRIEFLNPGTFYAPINPENLKEGLSRYRNPLIADALRKKGYMEKQGIGINLIISSCLEEGLPEPQFVELEHHVKLVMFKKSSSNPSPQHDQDSKDFTAMRGYFTAQGPFSSMDLAQYLGKSQAMAKKILKELQNKGMVEKVGKGPATRYRFIN, encoded by the coding sequence ATGCATTATGACGCTATCGAGTCGAAGATTCTGGAGTTCAAGGAACGATTGGATGAATATTCTCGGTTGCTCGAGACAGTCACAGCCTTCGCGAACACGCAAGGAGGAACGATTATTATTGGTATCAGGGATAGTGATCGTCTGATTGTTGGCTTGGAGAGAAAAGAAATCGAGCGCTACAGCCAAGAAATACCACAGGTCATAGCAGATGCTATATCTCCACAAATTGCTGTGGATCTGTATGAACAACATCTTGAAGGAAAAACCTGTGTAACCATACGTGTATTCCCCGGTCCACAAAAACCATATTTTATAAAAAAACTAGGGCATCCTTCAGGAGTTTTTCTCCGCTTCGGAGCTCACAACAGGAGAGCTGATGCTTATGCAATCGAACAGTTTAATCAAGAACGTAGTGGGATGCGATTTGAACAGCAGCCATGCTTCAGTATCTCCTATGAGAACTTATCGAAGGAACTGCTAGGAGTCGTCTTCGCTAGCTTTGACCAGTCAATCCTCATCGGTGCAGGATATGGTTCTACTGACGTTTCAGGTAGAACCATTCCAAATGTGGCCGGAACTCTGTTGTTCTACCCTAAACACCAGAGAATCATCCCAGAGTCGGGCATTGTGGTAAGTGTCTATGCAGGTACAGATAAGAAGCAGCTAATCAAAAAAGAAGATTTTTCTGGGGGTATTATACCCATGCTCGAACATTCTTTTACATACATCTCAACTCTTTTGGGTACGCAGTACGAACGGGATGGACTGATCAAACAGCCAGTAAACTTTGAGATGCCTCTTGATGCCATTCGTGAAGCGCTCGTCAATGCAGTAGCTCACAGAGCCTATGATTATGAAGCTCCCATAAGAATTACCCTTTTCTCAGATAGAATTGAATTCTTGAATCCAGGAACTTTTTATGCCCCAATCAACCCTGAGAATCTAAAGGAAGGGCTTTCCCGATACAGAAACCCTCTCATTGCCGATGCCTTGAGAAAGAAGGGGTACATGGAGAAGCAGGGAATAGGTATAAATCTTATTATATCGTCCTGTCTTGAAGAGGGGTTACCAGAACCTCAATTTGTAGAATTAGAGCATCATGTCAAATTGGTCATGTTCAAGAAATCCTCAAGCAATCCTTCTCCACAGCATGATCAGGACTCAAAAGACTTCACGGCAATGAGGGGGTACTTCACTGCACAAGGGCCTTTTTCTTCCATGGATCTTGCTCAGTATCTTGGAAAATCCCAAGCCATGGCAAAGAAAATACTCAAAGAACTGCAGAACAAGGGAATGGTGGAAAAAGTAGGGAAAGGGCCTGCTACGAGGTACCGGTTTATCAACTAG